In the genome of Streptomyces globosus, one region contains:
- a CDS encoding nitrate/nitrite transporter gives MTRTTAPRKGGRWIERWDPEDEAFWKETGERIARRNLLWSVVSEHIGFSIWSLWSVMVLFMGPEYGIDPAGKFFLIATATCVGALVRIPYTFAVGRFGGRNWTVVSALLLLVPTTAALVVMEPGTPYGVFLAVAALTGIGGGNFASSMTNINAFFPLRKKGWALGLNAGGGNIGVPVVQLAALLVIGTAGAGHPRVLLACYLPLIVLAAVLALLRMDNLAPLRNDGGALREAARERHTWLVAFLYVGSFGSFIGYSFAFGLVLQTQFGRTPLQAASITFIGPLLGSLVRPVGGALADRFGGARITLGSFVAMAAATGVVIHASLQESLPLFLVGFTALFALSGIGNGSTYKMIPGIFQAQALARGMSGEAAAAYGRRLSGAAMGLIGAVGGLGGLGINLAFREAFRTTGSGTGAFAAFLACYAVCCAVTWAVYLRRPAGPAGPEPEVEAKPQLTSV, from the coding sequence ATGACCCGTACGACCGCACCGCGCAAGGGGGGCCGCTGGATCGAGCGGTGGGACCCGGAGGACGAGGCGTTCTGGAAGGAGACCGGCGAGCGGATCGCCCGACGCAACCTGCTGTGGTCGGTGGTCAGCGAGCACATCGGCTTCTCCATCTGGTCGCTGTGGTCGGTGATGGTGCTGTTCATGGGGCCCGAATACGGGATCGACCCCGCCGGCAAGTTCTTCCTGATCGCCACCGCCACCTGCGTCGGCGCCCTCGTCCGCATCCCCTACACCTTCGCCGTCGGCCGGTTCGGCGGCCGGAACTGGACCGTCGTCAGCGCCCTGCTGCTCCTCGTGCCGACCACGGCCGCGCTGGTCGTCATGGAGCCCGGGACCCCGTACGGCGTGTTCCTCGCCGTGGCCGCCCTGACCGGCATCGGCGGCGGCAACTTCGCCTCCTCCATGACGAACATCAACGCCTTCTTCCCGCTGCGGAAGAAGGGCTGGGCGCTCGGCCTGAACGCCGGCGGCGGCAACATCGGCGTGCCCGTCGTGCAGCTCGCCGCGCTCCTCGTCATCGGGACGGCAGGCGCCGGCCACCCGCGGGTGCTCCTCGCCTGCTACCTGCCGCTGATCGTCCTCGCGGCCGTCCTCGCCCTGCTGCGGATGGACAACCTCGCACCGCTCCGCAACGACGGCGGCGCGCTGCGCGAGGCCGCGCGCGAGCGGCACACCTGGCTGGTGGCGTTCCTGTACGTCGGCAGCTTCGGCTCCTTCATCGGCTACAGCTTCGCCTTCGGGCTGGTGCTGCAGACGCAGTTCGGCCGGACCCCGCTCCAGGCCGCCTCGATCACCTTCATCGGGCCGCTCCTCGGCTCGCTGGTCAGGCCCGTCGGCGGGGCGCTCGCCGACCGGTTCGGCGGGGCCCGCATCACGCTCGGCAGCTTCGTCGCGATGGCCGCCGCGACCGGCGTGGTCATCCACGCCTCGCTGCAGGAGTCGCTGCCGCTCTTCCTCGTCGGGTTCACCGCGCTGTTCGCCCTCAGCGGCATCGGCAACGGCTCCACCTACAAGATGATCCCGGGGATCTTCCAGGCACAGGCCCTGGCCCGCGGCATGTCCGGCGAGGCCGCCGCCGCGTACGGGCGCAGGCTCTCCGGCGCCGCCATGGGCCTGATCGGTGCGGTGGGCGGGCTCGGCGGACTGGGCATCAACCTCGCCTTCCGCGAGGCGTTCCGCACCACCGGGTCCGGAACCGGGGCCTTCGCCGCCTTCCTCGCCTGCTACGCGGTGTGCTGCGCCGTCACCTGGGCGGTATACCTTCGCCGGCCCGCGGGACCGGCCGGCCCGGAGCCCGAGGTCGAGGCGAAGCCGCAGCTCACCTCCGTGTAA
- a CDS encoding LysR family transcriptional regulator gives MNPRDVDPRLLRGFLAVAEELHFTRAAARLYTAQQALSRDVRRLEQGLGTALFTRTTRAVELTADGERLLPLARRVLAAHEELAAAFTGPRPLLVDVNTDGPSSARTVLDRARELAPDCELMARFESGLTHAAAEVAAGRLDVAFGYVHGLEPALRSRLDHMPVRYEPLAALLPDGHPLAGRPGAPLPVGALAGEHVYAGAGNPRTLEWTRLARELFAGRGIALAPPAPVAIGKEEFRRVMAKTRTPVLVTVDFTDLPACTKRPLAEPLPLSPLSMVWRKGFAHPGLDALRRAARGLAAERGWLEVPPGSWLPAAALTGAPGSG, from the coding sequence GTGAATCCCCGTGACGTCGACCCCCGGCTGCTGCGCGGCTTCCTCGCGGTCGCCGAGGAGCTGCACTTCACGCGCGCCGCCGCCCGCCTCTACACCGCCCAGCAGGCCCTCAGCCGCGACGTGCGCCGCCTCGAACAGGGCCTCGGCACCGCCCTGTTCACCCGCACCACCCGCGCCGTGGAGCTGACCGCCGACGGCGAGCGGCTGCTTCCGCTGGCCCGGCGGGTGCTCGCCGCCCACGAGGAGCTCGCCGCCGCGTTCACCGGCCCCCGCCCGCTCCTCGTCGACGTCAACACCGACGGCCCCAGCAGCGCCCGCACCGTGCTGGACCGGGCCCGCGAACTCGCCCCGGACTGCGAGCTGATGGCCCGCTTCGAGAGCGGCCTCACGCACGCGGCCGCCGAGGTCGCCGCAGGCCGGCTGGACGTGGCGTTCGGCTACGTCCACGGCCTGGAGCCCGCACTGCGCAGCCGCCTCGACCACATGCCCGTACGCTACGAGCCGCTCGCCGCGCTCCTGCCCGACGGGCACCCGCTGGCCGGCCGGCCCGGCGCCCCCCTGCCGGTCGGCGCGCTCGCCGGGGAGCACGTGTACGCGGGCGCCGGCAACCCGCGCACCCTGGAGTGGACCCGGCTGGCCCGCGAGCTCTTCGCCGGCCGCGGCATCGCCCTCGCCCCGCCCGCCCCGGTCGCCATCGGCAAGGAGGAGTTCCGCCGGGTGATGGCCAAGACCCGCACCCCGGTCCTCGTCACCGTCGACTTCACCGACCTGCCCGCCTGCACCAAGCGCCCGCTGGCCGAACCGCTGCCCCTGTCCCCCCTGTCGATGGTGTGGCGCAAGGGCTTCGCCCACCCGGGCCTCGACGCGCTGCGCCGCGCCGCCCGCGGCCTCGCCGCCGAACGCGGCTGGCTGGAGGTGCCCCCCGGCAGCTGGCTGCCCGCCGCAGCGCTCACAGGGGCGCCCGGCAGCGGGTGA
- a CDS encoding MFS transporter, with protein MPHTTTAPDRALPPSPRLPSPGRTPSPAPFRPARAHGPAAADAPRLAVTGSTLVIARAPGPARRRKAPGPYGRLFALPGTRAFTAGNLLARLPMGMFAVSAIMMIAGQRGSYALAGAVTATGLGATALVAPWTARLVDRYGQARIAVPATLVAVAGSLALVACVRTGAPAWTLFASYAATATTPNIGGMSRARWTHLLKDSPAAHHTAMSFEQAADELCFMLGPVVAALLCSAVFPEAGTLAGAVLLLAGMLLFTAQRSTEPPASPALRAPVPLRALRPLLLLFLPLGAVFGAMEVASLAYLDGHGLGAAAGPVLALQAAGSCAAGLLYGTRRPLDLRLCLAATAAAMALPWAAAAADSVALTGCALLLAGMSTAPTMVTAMSRVHASVPPERLNEGMTLAVTATLAGIAAGSATAGALVDRFGTTLPYALPAAAATTALLLSATALRHRAALPVP; from the coding sequence ATGCCGCACACGACCACCGCCCCCGACCGCGCCCTGCCCCCTTCCCCCCGCCTGCCCTCCCCCGGGCGGACGCCCTCCCCCGCGCCCTTCCGCCCGGCCCGCGCCCACGGCCCCGCCGCGGCGGACGCCCCGCGCCTCGCCGTCACCGGCTCGACACTGGTCATCGCCCGCGCCCCGGGCCCCGCCCGGCGCCGCAAGGCCCCCGGCCCGTACGGGCGGCTGTTCGCCCTCCCCGGCACCCGCGCCTTCACGGCCGGGAACCTGCTGGCCAGGCTGCCGATGGGGATGTTCGCGGTGAGCGCGATCATGATGATCGCCGGGCAGCGCGGCTCGTACGCCCTGGCCGGCGCGGTCACCGCGACGGGCCTCGGGGCGACGGCCCTGGTGGCGCCGTGGACCGCGCGCCTCGTCGACCGGTACGGGCAGGCCCGGATCGCCGTCCCGGCGACGCTGGTCGCGGTGGCCGGCTCCCTCGCGCTCGTCGCGTGCGTCCGCACCGGGGCCCCGGCGTGGACGCTGTTCGCGAGCTACGCGGCCACCGCGACGACCCCGAACATCGGCGGCATGTCGCGGGCCCGCTGGACCCACCTGCTGAAGGACTCCCCGGCCGCGCACCACACCGCGATGTCCTTCGAGCAGGCCGCCGACGAACTGTGCTTCATGCTGGGCCCGGTCGTGGCGGCGCTCCTGTGCTCGGCGGTCTTCCCCGAGGCGGGCACCCTGGCCGGCGCCGTACTCCTCCTCGCCGGGATGCTGCTGTTCACCGCGCAGCGCTCGACCGAACCGCCCGCCTCGCCCGCCCTCCGCGCGCCCGTCCCGCTCCGCGCGCTCCGCCCCCTGCTGCTGCTGTTCCTCCCGCTGGGCGCGGTGTTCGGTGCGATGGAGGTGGCCTCCCTCGCCTACCTCGACGGGCACGGCCTGGGCGCGGCCGCCGGCCCGGTCCTGGCCCTGCAGGCGGCCGGCTCCTGCGCGGCGGGCCTGCTGTACGGCACGCGCAGGCCGCTGGACCTGCGGCTGTGCCTGGCGGCGACGGCCGCGGCGATGGCCCTGCCCTGGGCGGCCGCCGCCGCGGACTCGGTGGCCCTGACCGGCTGCGCCCTGCTCCTGGCGGGCATGTCCACGGCCCCGACGATGGTCACGGCGATGTCCCGCGTCCACGCGTCCGTCCCGCCGGAGCGCCTGAACGAGGGCATGACCCTCGCGGTCACGGCCACCCTGGCGGGCATCGCAGCGGGCTCCGCGACGGCGGGCGCCCTGGTCGACCGCTTCGGCACGACCCTCCCCTACGCCCTCCCGGCAGCCGCCGCCACCACGGCCCTCCTCCTGTCCGCCACGGCCCTCCGCCACCGAGCGGCTTTGCCGGTACCGTAA
- a CDS encoding type II toxin-antitoxin system Phd/YefM family antitoxin, with product MPISASEARKTLFPLIERVNNDHTPVRISSKSGDAVLMSADDYDAWQETVYLLRSPANARRLMEAVERDRAGTATVAKSMEELQALAGEE from the coding sequence GTGCCTATCAGTGCGAGCGAAGCCCGCAAGACCCTGTTCCCCCTCATCGAGCGCGTCAACAACGACCACACGCCCGTCCGGATCAGCTCCAAGAGCGGGGACGCGGTCCTGATGTCCGCGGACGACTACGACGCCTGGCAGGAAACGGTGTACCTCCTGCGCTCGCCGGCGAATGCCCGGCGACTCATGGAGGCCGTGGAACGGGACCGGGCCGGTACGGCCACCGTCGCCAAGAGCATGGAAGAGCTTCAGGCGCTGGCCGGTGAGGAGTGA
- a CDS encoding Txe/YoeB family addiction module toxin has product MRSIHFDPAAWEDFLFWLGADRKMAKRITRLIGEIQRSPFTGIGKPEPLKGDLTGYWSRRIDDEHRLAYRADDKEVKILKARYRYSD; this is encoded by the coding sequence GTGAGGAGTATCCACTTCGACCCGGCAGCCTGGGAGGACTTCCTCTTCTGGCTGGGGGCGGACCGGAAGATGGCGAAGCGCATCACCCGCCTGATCGGCGAAATCCAGCGGTCTCCCTTCACGGGGATCGGGAAGCCCGAACCGCTCAAGGGCGACCTGACCGGCTATTGGTCCCGCAGGATCGACGACGAGCACCGCCTCGCCTACCGGGCCGACGACAAGGAAGTGAAGATCCTCAAGGCCCGGTACCGCTACTCCGACTGA
- the smpB gene encoding SsrA-binding protein SmpB has product MAKEKGRKLIAQNKKARHDYAILDTYECGIVLTGTEVKSLRQGRASLVDGFVSVEGGEAWMYNVHVPEYSQGTWTNHSARRKRKLLLHREEIDKLESKAQESGHTLVPLALYFKDGRAKVEIALAKGKKEYDKRQALREKQDTRETNRAIAAARRRQRGER; this is encoded by the coding sequence ATGGCTAAGGAAAAAGGGCGCAAGCTGATCGCCCAGAACAAGAAGGCGCGGCACGACTACGCCATCCTCGACACCTACGAGTGCGGGATCGTGCTCACCGGCACCGAGGTGAAGTCCCTGCGCCAGGGACGGGCCTCCCTCGTCGACGGCTTCGTGTCGGTCGAGGGCGGCGAGGCCTGGATGTACAACGTGCACGTGCCCGAGTACAGCCAGGGCACGTGGACGAACCACAGCGCCCGGCGCAAGCGGAAGCTGCTGCTGCACCGGGAGGAGATCGACAAGCTGGAGTCGAAGGCGCAGGAGAGCGGCCACACCCTGGTGCCGCTGGCGCTGTACTTCAAGGACGGCCGGGCCAAGGTCGAGATCGCGCTGGCCAAGGGCAAGAAGGAGTACGACAAGCGGCAGGCGCTGCGCGAGAAGCAGGACACGCGGGAGACGAACCGTGCGATCGCGGCCGCCCGGCGGCGCCAGCGCGGCGAGCGTTAA
- a CDS encoding S41 family peptidase has product MQGLPSFCPRPRDLRRGAVLTFAFAGVVTAAAAMGCWDGAGAAGPGSGLTAAAAPPGEAGPAPGGGAPAPGTADREAVARAAAEAVAEGKSGKKAAQEVVSRSGDRWGVVYDRGEFQDFADGLDGRWTGVGLWPERGADGAIGIARVQPGGPAARAGITAGDRLVAVDDRPVTGLKTAEVVALLRGEAGTPVALRTARDGTEASRTVHREQLRAEPVTVRALPGGVTVIKVTAFTRGSGARVRDAVRAAPPGGGVMLDLRGNPGGLVTEAVAAASAFLDGGLVATYDVRGEERALYADRGGDTARPLVALVDAGTMSAAELVAGALQDRGRAVAVGTRTFGKGSVQMPTQLPDGSVAELTVGTYRTPGGRSLDGTGVTPDLPARDRAEERARTVLGGLGVGP; this is encoded by the coding sequence ATGCAGGGTCTGCCCAGCTTCTGTCCGCGGCCCCGCGACCTGCGTCGCGGGGCCGTCCTCACGTTCGCCTTCGCCGGCGTCGTCACCGCCGCAGCCGCCATGGGCTGCTGGGACGGGGCCGGCGCCGCCGGCCCCGGCAGCGGCTTAACGGCCGCCGCGGCGCCGCCCGGAGAGGCCGGGCCCGCCCCCGGCGGCGGCGCCCCCGCCCCCGGAACCGCCGACCGGGAGGCCGTCGCCCGCGCCGCCGCAGAAGCCGTCGCCGAGGGCAAGTCCGGCAAGAAGGCCGCCCAGGAGGTCGTCAGCCGCAGCGGCGACCGCTGGGGCGTCGTCTACGACCGCGGCGAGTTCCAGGACTTCGCCGACGGCCTCGACGGCCGCTGGACCGGCGTCGGCCTCTGGCCCGAACGCGGCGCCGACGGCGCCATCGGGATCGCCCGCGTCCAGCCCGGCGGGCCCGCCGCCCGCGCCGGCATCACCGCCGGGGACCGCCTCGTCGCCGTCGACGACCGGCCCGTCACCGGCCTGAAGACCGCCGAGGTCGTCGCCCTGCTGCGCGGCGAGGCCGGCACCCCCGTCGCCCTGCGCACCGCCCGCGACGGCACCGAGGCCTCCCGCACCGTGCACCGCGAGCAGCTGCGGGCCGAGCCCGTCACCGTCCGCGCGCTGCCCGGCGGGGTCACCGTCATCAAGGTCACCGCCTTCACCCGCGGCTCCGGCGCCCGCGTCCGCGACGCCGTACGGGCCGCCCCGCCCGGCGGCGGTGTCATGCTCGACCTGCGCGGCAACCCAGGCGGGCTGGTCACCGAGGCCGTCGCCGCCGCCTCCGCCTTCCTCGACGGCGGGCTCGTCGCCACGTACGACGTCCGCGGCGAGGAGCGCGCCCTCTACGCCGACCGCGGCGGCGACACCGCCCGGCCGCTCGTCGCCCTCGTCGACGCCGGGACCATGAGCGCCGCCGAGCTCGTCGCCGGCGCCCTGCAGGACCGCGGCCGGGCCGTCGCCGTCGGCACCCGCACCTTCGGCAAGGGGTCCGTGCAGATGCCGACGCAGCTCCCCGACGGCTCGGTGGCCGAGCTGACGGTGGGCACGTACCGCACCCCGGGCGGCCGCAGCCTCGACGGCACCGGCGTCACCCCCGACCTGCCCGCCCGGGACCGGGCCGAGGAGCGGGCCCGCACGGTATTGGGTGGCCTCGGGGTGGGCCCGTAG
- the ftsX gene encoding permease-like cell division protein FtsX, whose amino-acid sequence MRAQFVMSEIGVGLRRNLTMTFAVVISVALSLALFGGSLLMRDQVSKMKGYWYDKVNVSIYLCNKSDAEDSSELGSRACAKGAATPEQKQQIQTDLEKMELVQTVHYESSDEAYKHYKERFGHTALASVITPDQMPDSFRVKLTKPEKYKVITTAFAGRDGVQSVADQHTELDNLFQMLGYLNWAALGIMLIMLVVALLLIVNTVRVSAFSRRRETGIMRLVGASSFYIQVPFIMEAAFAGLIGAVFACVMLGAGQYFVIDHGASLRTKMELINFIGWDEVLTKLPLVLAIGVLMPSLAAFLALRKYLRV is encoded by the coding sequence ATGCGCGCCCAGTTCGTCATGTCGGAGATCGGGGTCGGTCTCCGCCGCAACCTGACCATGACCTTCGCGGTCGTCATCTCCGTGGCCCTCTCCCTCGCCCTGTTCGGCGGCTCCCTGCTCATGCGCGACCAGGTGAGCAAGATGAAGGGCTACTGGTACGACAAGGTCAACGTCTCCATCTACCTCTGCAACAAGAGCGACGCCGAGGACAGCAGCGAGCTCGGCAGCCGGGCCTGCGCCAAGGGCGCGGCGACACCCGAGCAGAAACAGCAGATCCAGACCGACCTGGAGAAGATGGAGCTCGTCCAGACCGTCCACTACGAGTCCTCCGACGAGGCCTACAAGCACTACAAGGAGCGCTTCGGGCACACGGCGCTCGCCTCGGTGATCACGCCCGACCAGATGCCCGACTCCTTCCGCGTGAAGCTCACGAAACCGGAGAAGTACAAGGTCATCACGACGGCCTTCGCGGGCCGCGACGGCGTCCAGTCGGTGGCCGACCAGCACACCGAGCTGGACAACCTCTTCCAGATGCTCGGCTACCTCAACTGGGCCGCCCTCGGCATCATGCTGATCATGCTGGTCGTGGCGCTGCTGCTGATCGTCAACACGGTGCGGGTGTCCGCCTTCAGCCGGCGCCGCGAGACCGGGATCATGCGGCTGGTCGGCGCCTCCAGCTTCTACATCCAGGTGCCGTTCATCATGGAGGCCGCGTTCGCCGGCCTGATCGGCGCCGTGTTCGCCTGCGTAATGCTCGGCGCGGGCCAGTACTTCGTCATCGACCACGGCGCCTCGCTCCGCACCAAGATGGAGCTGATCAACTTCATCGGCTGGGACGAGGTCCTGACCAAGCTGCCGCTGGTGCTGGCAATCGGCGTGCTGATGCCCTCACTTGCGGCGTTCCTCGCCCTGCGCAAGTACCTCAGGGTGTGA
- the ftsE gene encoding cell division ATP-binding protein FtsE, with amino-acid sequence MIRFDNVSKSYPKQNRPALRDVSLEIAKGEFVFLVGSSGSGKSTFLRLVLREERATHGQVHVLGKDLGKLSNWKVPQMRRQLGTVFQDFRLLPNKTVAQNVAFAQEVIGKPRGEIRKAVPQVLELVGLGGKEDRMPGELSGGEQQRVAIARAFVNRPALLIADEPTGNLDPQTSVGIMKLLDRINRTGTTVIMATHDQQIVDQMRKRVIELEQGRLVRDQSRGVYGYQH; translated from the coding sequence GTGATCCGATTCGACAACGTCTCCAAGTCCTACCCGAAGCAGAACCGCCCCGCACTCAGAGATGTCTCCCTGGAGATCGCGAAGGGCGAGTTCGTCTTCCTGGTCGGCTCCTCCGGCTCCGGCAAGTCCACCTTCCTGCGCCTCGTCCTGCGGGAGGAGCGGGCCACCCACGGACAGGTCCACGTCCTCGGCAAGGACCTCGGCAAGCTCTCCAACTGGAAGGTCCCGCAGATGCGGCGCCAGCTGGGGACCGTCTTCCAGGACTTCCGGCTCCTGCCCAACAAGACGGTGGCGCAGAACGTCGCCTTCGCGCAGGAGGTCATCGGCAAACCCCGCGGCGAGATCCGCAAGGCCGTCCCGCAGGTGCTGGAGCTCGTCGGCCTCGGCGGCAAGGAGGACCGCATGCCGGGCGAGCTCTCCGGCGGCGAGCAGCAGCGCGTCGCGATCGCCCGCGCCTTCGTCAACCGCCCCGCCCTGCTCATCGCTGACGAGCCCACCGGCAACCTCGACCCGCAGACGTCCGTCGGCATCATGAAGCTGCTGGACCGCATCAACCGCACCGGCACCACCGTGATCATGGCCACGCACGACCAGCAGATCGTCGACCAGATGCGCAAGCGCGTCATCGAACTCGAACAGGGCCGCCTCGTCCGCGACCAGTCGCGCGGCGTCTACGGCTACCAGCACTGA
- the prfB gene encoding peptide chain release factor 2: protein MAVVDVSEELKSLSSTMGSIEAVLDLDKLRADIAVLEEQAAAPSLWDDPEAAQKITSRLSHLQAEVRKTEALRGRIDDLAVLFELAEEMDDADTRAEAEAELAAVRKALDEMEVRTLLSGEYDEREALVNIRAEAGGVDASDFAERLQRMYLRWAERHGYSTEVYETSYAEEAGIKSTTFVVKAPYAYGTLSVEQGTHRLVRISPFDNQGRRQTSFAGVEVLPVVEQSDHVEIDETELRIDVYRASGPGGQGVNTTDSAVRITHIPTGIVVSCQNERSQIQNKASAMNVLQAKLLERRRQEEQARMDALKGDGGNSWGNQMRSYVLHPYQMVKDLRTEFEVGNPQSVLDGDIDGFLEAGIRWRKQQEQTTA, encoded by the coding sequence GTGGCAGTCGTCGATGTTTCCGAAGAGCTGAAGTCCCTCTCCTCGACCATGGGGTCGATCGAGGCCGTCCTGGACCTCGACAAGCTGAGGGCAGACATTGCCGTGCTCGAGGAGCAGGCCGCGGCCCCGTCCCTGTGGGACGACCCCGAGGCTGCCCAGAAGATCACGAGCCGGCTTTCCCACCTCCAGGCGGAGGTCCGCAAGACCGAGGCGCTGCGCGGCCGCATCGACGACCTCGCGGTCCTCTTCGAGCTCGCCGAGGAGATGGACGACGCGGACACCCGCGCCGAGGCCGAGGCGGAGCTCGCCGCGGTCCGCAAGGCGCTGGACGAGATGGAGGTCCGCACCCTCCTGTCCGGCGAGTACGACGAGCGCGAGGCGCTGGTCAACATCCGCGCCGAGGCGGGCGGCGTCGACGCCTCCGACTTCGCCGAGCGCCTCCAGCGCATGTACCTGCGCTGGGCCGAGCGGCACGGCTACTCCACCGAGGTGTACGAGACCTCGTACGCGGAGGAGGCCGGCATCAAGTCGACGACCTTCGTCGTCAAGGCGCCGTACGCCTACGGCACCCTCTCGGTGGAGCAGGGCACGCACCGCCTGGTCCGCATCTCCCCCTTCGACAACCAGGGCCGCCGCCAGACGTCCTTCGCCGGCGTCGAGGTGCTCCCGGTCGTCGAGCAGTCCGACCACGTCGAGATCGACGAGACCGAGCTGCGCATCGACGTCTACCGGGCCTCGGGCCCCGGCGGCCAGGGCGTCAACACCACCGACTCGGCGGTGCGCATCACGCACATCCCGACCGGCATCGTGGTGTCCTGCCAGAACGAGCGCAGCCAGATCCAGAACAAGGCCAGCGCCATGAACGTCCTCCAGGCCAAGCTGCTGGAGCGGCGCCGCCAGGAGGAGCAGGCCAGGATGGACGCCCTCAAGGGCGACGGCGGCAACTCGTGGGGCAACCAGATGCGCTCCTACGTGCTGCACCCGTACCAGATGGTCAAGGACCTGCGGACGGAGTTCGAGGTCGGCAACCCGCAGTCGGTGCTCGACGGCGACATCGACGGCTTCCTGGAGGCCGGCATCCGCTGGCGCAAGCAGCAGGAGCAGACGACGGCCTGA
- a CDS encoding isopenicillin N synthase family dioxygenase, translated as MPSAHSLPVIDLSQADDPALRPGFLKELHGAARDTGFLHLTGHGISEAESARILDVTRAFFALPEADRLAVSNLHSPHFRGYTRIGHELTGGASDWRDQLDVGAERPAPQLGPDDPAYLWLEGPNQWPAALPELRTVVLDWQSRLAGVAHRLLQELLASIGAPHDFFDAAFADRPHLHTKLIRYPGSAPSGADQGVGAHKDYGFLTLLLQDSVGGLQVVRDGAYVDVPPMPGAFVVNLGELLEIATEGYLTATDHRVVSPPGAVERFSVPFFYNPRLDAVVETVPGDYLRSAPGLVHDASNPLHAEYGRNELKGWVRAHREVARRWHPELVGA; from the coding sequence ATGCCGTCCGCGCACTCCCTCCCCGTCATCGATCTCTCCCAGGCCGACGACCCCGCCCTGCGGCCCGGGTTCCTGAAGGAACTCCACGGCGCCGCCCGGGACACCGGCTTCCTCCACCTCACCGGGCACGGGATCTCCGAGGCGGAGAGCGCCCGCATACTGGACGTGACCAGGGCTTTCTTCGCCCTGCCCGAGGCCGACAGGCTCGCCGTCAGCAATCTGCACTCGCCGCACTTCCGCGGCTACACCCGCATCGGCCACGAGCTGACGGGCGGCGCGTCCGACTGGCGCGACCAGCTCGACGTGGGCGCCGAGCGCCCCGCCCCGCAGCTGGGCCCGGACGACCCGGCCTACCTGTGGCTGGAGGGGCCCAACCAGTGGCCGGCCGCGCTGCCCGAGCTGCGGACCGTCGTCCTGGACTGGCAGAGCCGGCTCGCCGGGGTGGCGCACCGGCTCCTCCAGGAGCTGCTGGCCTCCATCGGCGCCCCGCACGACTTCTTCGACGCCGCCTTCGCGGACCGCCCGCACCTGCACACCAAGCTGATCCGCTACCCCGGGTCCGCCCCGTCGGGCGCCGACCAGGGCGTCGGCGCGCACAAGGACTACGGGTTCCTGACGCTGCTGCTCCAGGACTCGGTCGGCGGGCTGCAGGTCGTCAGGGACGGCGCGTACGTGGACGTGCCGCCGATGCCGGGGGCGTTCGTCGTGAACCTGGGCGAGCTGCTGGAGATCGCGACGGAGGGGTATCTGACGGCGACCGACCACCGGGTGGTGAGCCCGCCCGGCGCGGTGGAGCGGTTCTCCGTGCCGTTCTTCTACAACCCGCGGCTCGACGCGGTCGTGGAGACGGTGCCGGGTGACTACCTGCGGTCCGCGCCGGGCCTCGTGCACGACGCGTCGAACCCGCTGCACGCGGAGTACGGGCGCAACGAGCTGAAGGGATGGGTGCGGGCGCACCGGGAGGTGGCCCGCCGCTGGCACCCGGAGCTCGTCGGCGCCTGA